From Pseudomonadota bacterium, the proteins below share one genomic window:
- a CDS encoding UDP-N-acetylmuramoyl-tripeptide--D-alanyl-D-alanine ligase, giving the protein MWHVDEVIRAVKGTPFRIERDTFSDISTDSRGIEEGELFIPLMGKTYDGHMFIEASYIKSHGGSICEKKREDIYRNAKGTIILVDDTTRALLDLARYKRERTKGTFIAITGSNGKTTTKEILVSMIKNVFPVAYNEKNYNNTIGVSKSILSIDGEPAFCVFELGTNSRGEIRMLAEVTEPDISLITNINPSHLEGLYDIEGVLEEKLDLFYLTKEGGAVFINADDPYILPRYKDINHVLYTYGIVNEASFRLSIDQDLGWQGFNITLKFSDDELKTRTSLLGRHNLYNILSASSVAYGLSLDKRHIKETIETFNPYAMRFKPIQSKKGYIVVDDSYNANPSSMEWAINTLQSLPCNGKRIVIIGDMKELGEKTSYYHRELGRFLRESSIPMVVMIGEDVRETFYELGEGRSKLFENKKALIDYVTAKVKEGDVILVKGSRVVKMEEIVEALV; this is encoded by the coding sequence ATGTGGCACGTGGATGAGGTGATAAGGGCAGTAAAAGGTACACCATTCAGGATTGAAAGGGATACATTTTCAGACATATCAACAGATTCACGGGGTATAGAAGAAGGAGAACTCTTTATACCGCTCATGGGCAAAACATATGATGGTCATATGTTTATAGAAGCATCGTACATAAAGTCGCACGGGGGCTCAATATGTGAGAAAAAAAGAGAAGATATATACAGAAATGCAAAGGGAACTATAATTCTTGTGGATGACACAACCAGGGCGCTTCTTGACCTCGCAAGATACAAAAGGGAACGGACAAAGGGGACATTCATAGCTATAACTGGAAGTAATGGAAAGACCACAACAAAAGAGATACTTGTGAGTATGATAAAAAATGTTTTTCCAGTCGCATATAACGAAAAGAATTACAACAACACGATAGGCGTTTCAAAAAGTATTCTCTCTATTGACGGGGAGCCAGCATTTTGTGTATTTGAACTCGGAACAAATAGCAGGGGCGAAATAAGGATGCTCGCTGAAGTAACTGAACCTGATATATCATTGATTACAAATATAAATCCTTCCCATCTTGAAGGACTTTATGACATTGAAGGTGTTCTTGAAGAGAAGCTTGATTTATTTTACCTGACCAAAGAAGGGGGGGCGGTCTTTATCAATGCCGATGACCCCTATATATTGCCTCGATATAAAGATATAAACCATGTACTTTACACCTATGGAATCGTGAATGAGGCATCATTTCGTCTTTCAATCGATCAAGACCTTGGCTGGCAAGGCTTTAATATTACCCTTAAGTTCTCTGATGATGAACTTAAAACAAGGACGAGCCTTTTAGGAAGGCACAACCTTTACAACATCCTCTCTGCATCCTCCGTTGCGTATGGTCTGAGCCTTGATAAAAGACATATTAAGGAAACAATAGAGACCTTCAACCCTTATGCAATGAGATTCAAACCGATACAGTCCAAAAAGGGATATATCGTTGTAGATGATTCATACAATGCAAACCCCTCTTCTATGGAGTGGGCAATCAATACCCTCCAGAGCCTTCCATGTAATGGGAAGAGAATTGTTATTATTGGAGACATGAAAGAATTGGGAGAAAAGACCTCATACTACCATAGAGAACTTGGAAGATTTTTAAGAGAGAGTAGCATACCGATGGTTGTAATGATTGGTGAAGATGTAAGGGAGACCTTTTATGAATTAGGAGAAGGGAGATCAAAACTATTTGAAAACAAAAAGGCGCTTATCGATTATGTAACAGCGAAGGTAAAAGAAGGGGATGTTATCCTTGTCAAAGGCTCAAGGGTGGTTAAAATGGAGGAAATAGTGGAGGCACTGGTTTAA
- the mraY gene encoding phospho-N-acetylmuramoyl-pentapeptide-transferase translates to MLYHILYPLHTKFTVFNVFRYITFRTVLAILSALIISFFLTPYIIKKFNEWKIKSDKREDVPERHLAKKGTPTMGGFVILISTIIPTLLWADLKNYYIWIVTFTLLSFGGIGFMDDIAKLRSENGKGISGRTKFFLQILFAAVISTLIYSRFGFITELTIPFFKNITPDLGIFYILLCIFIIVGTSNSVNLTDGLDGLAIGPVLTVCSTFMLFSYLVGNVKFAQYLQIFYVKGAGELTILCGAILGAGIGFLWYNAYPAELFMGDTGSLSLGATLATIAVIIKQEVLLVIAGGIFVLETCSVIIQVLSFKWRGKRVFRMAPIHHHFELKGWNEEKIVVRFWIVSVILALIALSTLKLR, encoded by the coding sequence ATGCTCTATCACATTCTTTATCCACTCCATACAAAGTTTACCGTATTTAATGTATTCAGGTATATTACCTTCAGAACAGTTCTGGCTATCCTTTCCGCACTTATTATAAGTTTCTTTCTAACCCCTTACATAATAAAGAAGTTTAATGAATGGAAGATAAAAAGCGACAAAAGAGAGGATGTACCGGAGAGACATTTAGCGAAAAAAGGAACACCCACCATGGGTGGATTTGTAATTCTTATCTCCACAATTATACCTACCCTGCTGTGGGCTGATTTAAAAAACTATTACATCTGGATAGTTACATTTACCCTTCTCTCATTTGGTGGAATAGGGTTTATGGATGACATAGCAAAGTTACGGAGTGAAAATGGCAAGGGGATTTCCGGAAGAACCAAGTTTTTTCTTCAAATTTTATTCGCAGCAGTTATAAGTACACTCATATATTCGAGGTTCGGTTTCATCACAGAACTTACAATCCCTTTTTTCAAAAATATCACACCTGATCTTGGGATATTTTACATATTGCTCTGTATATTTATTATTGTTGGAACATCAAACAGCGTGAACCTTACAGATGGTCTTGATGGGCTTGCTATAGGGCCTGTACTCACTGTATGTTCAACGTTTATGCTTTTTTCCTACCTTGTTGGTAATGTAAAGTTTGCCCAGTATCTTCAGATTTTCTATGTAAAAGGTGCTGGCGAACTCACAATACTCTGCGGTGCTATATTAGGAGCAGGCATTGGTTTTCTCTGGTATAATGCGTACCCTGCAGAACTCTTTATGGGCGATACCGGCTCTCTTTCACTTGGTGCAACGCTCGCTACTATTGCAGTGATAATAAAACAGGAAGTTCTGCTTGTGATAGCAGGCGGGATATTCGTATTAGAAACTTGCTCAGTTATCATTCAGGTACTTTCATTTAAATGGAGAGGAAAAAGGGTTTTCAGAATGGCGCCGATACACCACCATTTCGAATTGAAAGGGTGGAATGAAGAAAAGATCGTAGTAAGGTTCTGGATTGTCTCTGTAATACTTGCTCTTATAGCTTTGAGTACACTAAAACTGAGGTAA
- the murD gene encoding UDP-N-acetylmuramoyl-L-alanine--D-glutamate ligase — protein sequence MNIPDNVLIVGLGTTGIGVAKFLSKMGKHITITDKSSEDVLMPSIKALSGIEFVGHFGAHSKDDFIKHPLIVVSPGVDSELPYLKEAREKGVKVIGEIELAYTFIKEPIIAVTGTNGKTTTTTLIGEIFKRAYKDVFVGGNIGNPLINYLLEGKKAQYIVAEISSFQLETIETFKPNMVILLNITEDHLDRYSSYDEYREAKYRIFKNQEEKDYAAINRDLVIRRNFRANKIYFSTHETLENGAFYKNGNIHVRLKGKEFIYKRSISPLVGIHNTENILAALLASHIYGVKKGHIEEVLRSFKGLPHRVEPVREIKGIQFYNDSKATNVDAARRALESMEANVILIAGGRDKGGSYKGIIGLMDRIKALVVIGEAKEKILNELGRYVDTYIEEDLNGAVKRAWGLAKKGDVVLFSPMCSSFDMFKDYKDRGNTFKKIVESL from the coding sequence ATGAATATACCGGATAATGTACTTATAGTTGGGCTTGGTACAACAGGTATAGGGGTAGCAAAATTTTTAAGTAAAATGGGAAAACACATCACCATTACCGACAAGAGCAGTGAAGATGTCTTAATGCCTTCTATAAAAGCATTAAGTGGTATAGAGTTTGTGGGTCATTTTGGGGCTCATAGTAAAGACGATTTTATTAAACACCCATTAATAGTTGTAAGCCCGGGGGTTGATAGTGAGTTGCCATACCTCAAAGAAGCAAGAGAAAAGGGCGTTAAGGTGATCGGGGAAATAGAACTCGCATATACATTCATAAAAGAACCCATCATCGCAGTCACGGGGACCAACGGAAAGACAACAACAACTACACTTATCGGTGAAATATTCAAGAGGGCTTATAAAGATGTTTTTGTAGGAGGTAATATTGGTAACCCACTTATCAATTACTTGCTGGAAGGTAAAAAGGCACAATATATCGTTGCAGAAATTAGCAGTTTCCAGCTGGAAACCATAGAGACCTTCAAGCCCAATATGGTAATCCTCTTGAACATCACAGAAGACCATCTGGATAGATACAGTAGTTATGATGAATACAGGGAGGCAAAATACAGGATCTTTAAAAATCAGGAAGAAAAAGACTATGCGGCTATAAATAGGGACCTTGTTATCAGAAGGAATTTCAGGGCAAATAAAATCTACTTCTCAACCCATGAGACATTAGAAAACGGTGCCTTTTATAAAAATGGCAATATACATGTCAGATTAAAGGGAAAGGAATTTATCTATAAGAGGTCTATCTCTCCCCTTGTGGGCATCCATAATACCGAGAACATCCTTGCAGCACTCCTCGCATCACATATATACGGTGTAAAGAAAGGCCATATCGAAGAGGTTCTCAGAAGCTTTAAGGGGTTGCCGCACAGGGTTGAACCTGTCAGGGAGATAAAAGGAATACAGTTTTACAATGATTCAAAGGCTACAAATGTAGATGCAGCAAGGAGGGCCCTGGAGAGTATGGAGGCAAATGTGATTCTCATCGCCGGGGGAAGAGACAAAGGTGGGAGTTACAAGGGTATTATAGGCCTTATGGACAGAATAAAGGCCCTTGTGGTTATAGGTGAAGCGAAAGAGAAAATATTGAATGAGTTGGGCAGGTATGTGGATACATACATTGAAGAAGATTTGAATGGCGCTGTGAAAAGGGCATGGGGTCTTGCTAAAAAGGGGGATGTGGTACTTTTTTCTCCAATGTGCAGCAGTTTTGACATGTTTAAAGATTACAAGGACAGAGGAAATACCTTTAAGAAGATAGTGGAGTCATTATGA
- the murG gene encoding undecaprenyldiphospho-muramoylpentapeptide beta-N-acetylglucosaminyltransferase, with protein sequence MKLLISAGGTGGHIFPGIAVAETLTAKDKNNQVTFIGTAYGLESKIIPQHGFKLLYIEAHQFLGKTFIHKLATLVRLLQGIYMSISIIGKEKPDAILGMGGFTSVPIILAGTILGVPSFIHEQNVQPGLANKLLSRFAASTFVSFDATRDYLKKGKVYHTGNPLRKTLKVSQDKKPEGSFVIFIFGGSRGAKSINESILTLLPYMESYKNTIMYHQTGTEDYNHIKEAYGKTNMKYEVFPFTNEMEKYYTLSDIVISRAGATTIFELAYFKKAAILIPYPFSAGGHQWKNASLIETIGGGYVIGNDEATGERLYGVLKHLINEPQLLKEMGENIGKLYIDDAAERIIGHIYEQAKKY encoded by the coding sequence ATGAAACTCCTTATTTCTGCTGGCGGTACAGGCGGTCATATATTCCCCGGTATAGCTGTAGCAGAAACACTTACAGCGAAAGACAAAAATAATCAGGTTACATTCATTGGTACAGCATATGGGCTTGAAAGCAAAATAATCCCTCAACATGGATTCAAACTTTTATATATAGAGGCGCATCAATTTTTGGGCAAAACATTTATCCATAAGTTAGCTACGCTCGTGCGTCTTTTACAGGGTATCTATATGTCCATAAGTATAATAGGAAAGGAAAAACCTGATGCAATCCTCGGTATGGGTGGTTTTACATCCGTGCCGATTATACTTGCCGGTACTATCCTTGGTGTACCGAGCTTCATACATGAACAGAATGTCCAGCCCGGGCTGGCAAACAAACTACTTTCCAGATTTGCTGCCTCAACATTTGTAAGCTTTGATGCAACAAGGGATTATCTCAAAAAAGGGAAGGTGTACCATACGGGCAATCCCTTGAGAAAAACATTAAAGGTATCACAAGACAAGAAGCCGGAAGGAAGCTTTGTGATATTCATATTTGGAGGTAGCAGGGGAGCAAAAAGCATCAATGAATCGATACTGACCTTACTCCCATATATGGAAAGCTACAAGAACACCATTATGTATCACCAAACAGGCACGGAGGACTACAATCACATAAAAGAGGCATACGGAAAGACTAATATGAAATACGAGGTGTTTCCTTTCACAAACGAGATGGAAAAATACTACACCCTTTCTGATATTGTGATATCAAGGGCTGGTGCTACTACAATCTTCGAGCTTGCATACTTCAAAAAAGCCGCAATACTTATCCCTTATCCCTTTTCAGCGGGCGGGCATCAATGGAAAAATGCAAGCCTAATAGAAACTATAGGCGGTGGCTATGTTATCGGAAACGATGAAGCAACAGGCGAAAGGCTTTATGGCGTCTTAAAACATCTCATTAATGAGCCTCAACTATTAAAGGAGATGGGTGAAAATATAGGGAAACTTTATATTGATGACGCAGCAGAACGGATTATTGGACATATATATGAACAGGCAAAAAAGTATTAG
- the murC gene encoding UDP-N-acetylmuramate--L-alanine ligase, with translation MVFHKIDRVHFVGIGGIGMSGIAEVLLNLGFKITGSDLRKTETTERLEQLGAQIFYGHREENVHYVDVVVVSSAVKSDNPEVQKAREFFIPVIQRAEMLAELMRIKYSVAVAGAHGKTTTTSLISSVLGQAGIDPTCVIGGKLNSLGSNAKLGSSKFLVAEADESDGTFLLLFPTIAVVTNIDLEHLDFYKDIHEIKNAFLTFLNKVPFYGLDIICIDNSNIQSLIPQLKRRYMTYGLSKQADLRAENINYKGVKTSFKVIYKGEDLGDIDLSLPGIHNVVNALAACGVGIELDIPFETIKEALKGFSGIQRRLEIKWDGSIKLIDDYGHHPTEIRATLLAIRKMWKGRIVVVFQPHRYTRTKALMHEFVTSFNEADVLIVTEIYPASEEKIEGVTGKVLSEKIRASGHKNVMFALTKEDAADKVLKLAKSGDVVITLGAGDIYKIGERLKSIWSGKE, from the coding sequence TTGGTCTTTCATAAGATAGACAGGGTTCATTTTGTCGGTATTGGCGGAATCGGGATGAGCGGTATTGCAGAGGTTCTTTTGAACCTTGGTTTCAAGATTACAGGTTCAGATTTAAGAAAGACAGAGACTACAGAGAGGCTTGAGCAATTAGGGGCACAGATATTCTACGGCCATCGAGAAGAAAACGTACACTATGTTGATGTAGTGGTGGTTTCATCGGCCGTAAAATCTGACAATCCAGAGGTACAAAAAGCCAGAGAGTTTTTTATCCCTGTAATACAGAGGGCAGAGATGCTTGCTGAGCTGATGAGGATAAAATACAGTGTTGCTGTAGCGGGTGCCCACGGGAAAACAACAACCACATCGCTAATCTCCTCAGTTCTTGGGCAGGCAGGTATTGATCCAACCTGTGTTATAGGAGGGAAATTAAACAGCCTCGGGAGTAATGCAAAGCTCGGGAGCAGTAAGTTTCTTGTAGCAGAAGCGGATGAAAGTGATGGAACATTCCTGCTCCTTTTCCCCACCATTGCCGTTGTGACAAACATAGACCTTGAGCACCTTGATTTCTACAAGGATATACACGAAATAAAAAATGCCTTTTTAACATTCCTCAACAAGGTTCCTTTTTATGGGCTTGATATTATATGCATTGATAATTCGAATATTCAGAGCCTCATCCCTCAATTAAAGAGAAGATACATGACCTATGGCCTTTCAAAGCAGGCAGATTTAAGGGCAGAAAACATCAACTACAAAGGTGTTAAAACATCGTTTAAGGTCATCTACAAGGGTGAGGATTTAGGCGATATAGATTTATCCCTTCCCGGTATTCACAATGTAGTGAATGCCCTTGCGGCATGTGGTGTTGGAATAGAACTCGACATACCTTTTGAGACAATTAAAGAAGCCCTTAAGGGTTTTTCAGGCATACAGAGAAGGCTGGAGATAAAATGGGATGGTAGTATCAAGCTGATAGATGATTATGGTCATCACCCCACAGAGATAAGGGCAACCCTATTGGCCATAAGAAAGATGTGGAAGGGAAGAATAGTAGTAGTTTTTCAGCCCCACAGATACACAAGGACAAAGGCGCTGATGCACGAGTTTGTAACCTCTTTTAATGAGGCTGATGTACTTATTGTGACAGAGATATACCCCGCCTCTGAGGAAAAAATAGAAGGGGTTACAGGAAAGGTACTTTCAGAAAAGATTCGGGCAAGTGGACATAAAAATGTGATGTTTGCCCTGACAAAAGAGGATGCAGCAGATAAGGTGCTTAAACTCGCTAAAAGCGGTGACGTGGTTATTACACTGGGCGCAGGCGATATATACAAGATCGGTGAGAGGCTAAAATCTATATGGAGTGGAAAGGAATAA
- the murB gene encoding UDP-N-acetylmuramate dehydrogenase, with protein MEWKGIRGAVLKDVPMRRYTSMKVGGPVKYLVYPLNEGDLINVLRLLKERGIKYRFVGNGTNIIVNDKGINEALIRITRIKYMRHKKTKNGTLVETSGGTSLKGFIKDIAQRGLSGLEKLFWIPGTIGGALKMNAGSFGSSITDVLENIRIVDAEGKITSIAKKDMAFGYRTSPIKVSECVLGAQFHLKDRDKREIYEDMEYVYAERKKRHPMEFPSSGSIFKGVEGKPAWKFIEKTGLKGFRYGDACVSEKHANFIVNLGSATAKDIKMLIDKIKKEVYEREGVLLKEEVELWGFNG; from the coding sequence ATGGAGTGGAAAGGAATAAGAGGAGCAGTATTGAAGGATGTTCCGATGAGAAGATACACCTCGATGAAGGTCGGCGGTCCTGTAAAATATCTTGTATACCCTCTAAATGAAGGGGATTTAATAAACGTATTAAGGCTTCTCAAAGAACGGGGCATCAAATATAGATTCGTTGGGAATGGGACCAATATCATTGTGAACGATAAAGGCATCAATGAAGCACTCATCAGGATTACAAGGATAAAATATATGCGCCATAAGAAGACTAAAAACGGGACACTGGTTGAGACTTCTGGAGGGACATCATTAAAAGGATTTATAAAGGATATTGCACAACGTGGGCTTTCTGGTCTTGAAAAGCTATTCTGGATACCGGGTACAATCGGTGGCGCTTTGAAAATGAATGCCGGAAGCTTTGGTTCATCCATAACAGATGTATTGGAGAACATACGCATTGTGGATGCTGAGGGAAAAATAACATCCATCGCGAAAAAAGACATGGCCTTTGGGTATAGAACCTCACCTATAAAGGTATCAGAGTGTGTGTTGGGCGCCCAGTTTCATTTAAAAGATAGAGATAAGAGGGAAATTTATGAGGACATGGAGTACGTGTATGCCGAGAGGAAGAAAAGGCATCCCATGGAGTTTCCCTCTTCCGGCTCTATATTTAAAGGAGTTGAGGGGAAACCAGCATGGAAGTTTATTGAAAAGACAGGACTAAAAGGTTTCAGGTACGGCGACGCATGCGTATCCGAGAAACATGCAAATTTTATCGTGAACCTCGGGTCCGCAACGGCAAAGGATATCAAGATGCTGATAGATAAGATTAAAAAGGAGGTTTACGAAAGGGAAGGGGTTTTATTAAAAGAAGAGGTAGAGCTCTGGGGGTTTAATGGATAA
- a CDS encoding D-alanine--D-alanine ligase, with amino-acid sequence MDKGRMKKRKIGVLLGGKSSEREISIKSGNAILQSLLRSGYHAIGIDVNNDLTERLKRKGIEVAFIALHGKWGEDGTVQGLLEIMGIPYTGSGVLGSSLSMDKAIMKLLFTGMGIPTPAYTILADERELTFPIPFVVKPANEGSTIGTSIVRKEKEKDDAIKTALKYDRKLLIERYIKGREITVGIVNNIVLPIIEVRPSKGFYDFEAKYTKGMTEYIVPAKINKKIERRAKDIALGVYKAFELSGCVRIDMLMEKDMPQVIDINTSPGMTETSLVPKAWGHMGKTFDELIEEILKGASLKT; translated from the coding sequence ATGGATAAAGGAAGGATGAAAAAAAGGAAGATAGGGGTACTTTTGGGAGGAAAATCATCCGAGAGGGAAATCTCTATAAAAAGTGGAAACGCTATTCTCCAGAGTTTATTAAGAAGCGGTTATCATGCGATTGGCATAGATGTGAATAATGATCTAACAGAAAGATTGAAAAGGAAGGGTATAGAGGTTGCATTCATCGCTTTGCATGGAAAATGGGGAGAGGACGGGACAGTCCAGGGACTTCTCGAGATTATGGGTATTCCTTATACAGGCTCAGGTGTCCTCGGTTCTTCTCTCTCTATGGACAAGGCTATTATGAAACTACTCTTTACAGGTATGGGTATTCCAACCCCGGCCTATACCATTCTTGCCGATGAAAGGGAGCTCACATTCCCCATACCTTTTGTTGTCAAACCAGCCAATGAAGGTTCTACCATTGGCACATCAATTGTGAGAAAGGAAAAAGAGAAAGATGATGCAATCAAAACTGCCCTCAAATATGACAGAAAACTTTTAATCGAACGATATATCAAAGGCAGGGAAATCACTGTTGGTATAGTGAACAATATTGTGCTTCCTATAATCGAGGTCAGGCCTTCAAAAGGATTCTACGACTTTGAAGCAAAATACACAAAAGGGATGACAGAGTATATCGTTCCGGCAAAAATAAACAAAAAAATAGAAAGAAGGGCAAAAGACATAGCCTTGGGGGTATATAAAGCCTTTGAGCTTTCGGGGTGTGTGAGGATTGATATGCTTATGGAGAAAGATATGCCACAGGTAATAGATATTAACACATCTCCCGGGATGACGGAAACATCCCTTGTGCCAAAGGCATGGGGGCATATGGGAAAAACCTTTGATGAACTTATTGAAGAAATTCTTAAGGGGGCTTCGTTAAAAACATGA
- a CDS encoding FtsQ-type POTRA domain-containing protein — MKKTLYVFFIVPVCILSMLTIIYILSRDEPLFFLKNIKINGANQLKDVDIMGRISPFLKESMFKIDTSKMKEAIISHPFVKEVRIKRVYPFSIVIDVKEKRPSALWVNNTGDVFVLDEYGEPYRGITKGDTKGMFIINAKEKGDVKSIYREISGWCMEGIIKKDVLSEVAYSEGNITIFDSDDGVEIILGKEDQKKRLKRAIAVLEDAKKRGFLIKCIDARFEKGAIIQERKG, encoded by the coding sequence ATGAAAAAGACTCTGTATGTGTTCTTTATAGTGCCTGTCTGTATATTATCAATGCTGACAATTATCTATATACTTTCAAGGGATGAACCGCTCTTTTTCTTAAAAAACATTAAGATAAATGGTGCGAATCAGTTGAAGGACGTTGATATAATGGGCAGGATATCCCCCTTTCTGAAGGAAAGCATGTTTAAGATAGATACCTCCAAGATGAAGGAGGCCATTATATCCCATCCCTTTGTGAAAGAAGTAAGGATAAAAAGGGTGTATCCCTTTTCAATAGTTATAGATGTAAAAGAAAAAAGACCATCTGCCTTATGGGTAAATAATACGGGGGATGTTTTTGTCCTCGACGAATATGGTGAACCATACAGGGGGATCACAAAAGGGGATACAAAAGGGATGTTTATTATCAATGCAAAGGAAAAAGGGGATGTAAAAAGTATTTACAGAGAGATCAGCGGCTGGTGTATGGAAGGGATTATAAAAAAGGATGTCCTGTCAGAGGTAGCATACAGCGAGGGCAATATCACAATATTCGATAGTGATGATGGGGTGGAAATAATACTCGGGAAGGAAGATCAAAAGAAAAGATTGAAAAGGGCTATTGCTGTTCTGGAAGACGCAAAAAAGAGAGGGTTTTTGATAAAGTGCATAGATGCAAGGTTTGAAAAAGGGGCCATTATCCAGGAAAGGAAGGGTTAA
- the ftsA gene encoding cell division protein FtsA: MLREDELLIGLDVGTTKICVVVARFTEGKVNIVGIGSHPSTGLRKGVVVNMDSTVNSIKKAVEEAELMAGIKIDSCLAGIGGAHIKSFNSNGVVAIKDKEVRTDDITRAIDAAKAVAIPADRELIHVIPQEFIVDDQDGIKDPIGITGVRLEVKVHIVTGSVSSAQNIIKCCRLAGLSVDDIILGQLASSEATLTPEEKEIGVALVDIGGGTSDIAVFSNGSIKYTSVLPFGGNNITNDIGIGLRTPLNDAEKIKKKYGCAFSNMVGANETIEVPSVGGRKPRTLMRKTLADIIEPRVEEISSLIYEEIKKSGSEKLLASGVVITGGCANLEGIPELSENIFNLPARRGYPIGVGGLVDVVNNPIYATGVGLILYGFKNTNVKRRRFGKGGTFKTLLNRTKLLNRMREWFKEIF, encoded by the coding sequence ATGCTGAGAGAAGATGAGCTTCTTATCGGTCTTGATGTAGGAACTACAAAGATATGTGTTGTTGTGGCGAGATTTACAGAGGGTAAGGTGAATATAGTTGGAATAGGTTCTCATCCTTCTACAGGACTCCGGAAAGGTGTTGTGGTAAATATGGACAGCACCGTGAATTCAATAAAAAAGGCCGTTGAAGAGGCAGAGTTAATGGCTGGCATAAAGATTGACTCCTGTTTGGCGGGTATTGGAGGGGCCCATATCAAGAGTTTTAACAGTAACGGTGTTGTGGCCATTAAAGATAAAGAAGTAAGAACGGACGATATCACGAGGGCAATAGATGCAGCGAAGGCAGTGGCAATACCAGCAGATAGAGAACTCATTCATGTTATCCCCCAGGAATTCATCGTAGATGACCAGGATGGGATAAAAGATCCGATAGGGATTACGGGTGTCAGGCTTGAAGTAAAGGTCCACATTGTTACAGGGAGTGTCTCCTCTGCACAGAATATCATAAAGTGCTGCAGGCTCGCAGGTCTATCGGTAGATGATATCATACTCGGGCAGCTTGCATCCTCTGAAGCAACATTAACACCTGAAGAAAAAGAGATCGGGGTTGCCCTTGTTGATATAGGCGGTGGTACAAGTGATATTGCTGTGTTCTCAAATGGGAGCATAAAATATACATCAGTTCTACCCTTTGGAGGAAACAACATTACAAATGATATTGGAATAGGCTTAAGGACTCCCCTTAATGATGCGGAAAAGATAAAGAAAAAATATGGTTGTGCCTTTTCAAATATGGTAGGCGCAAATGAAACCATTGAAGTGCCAAGCGTTGGGGGAAGGAAACCAAGGACATTGATGCGCAAAACCCTCGCAGATATCATAGAACCGAGGGTCGAAGAAATATCATCATTAATTTATGAAGAGATTAAAAAATCTGGATCTGAAAAATTACTTGCCTCAGGGGTAGTTATCACTGGGGGGTGTGCAAATCTTGAAGGCATCCCGGAGCTTTCTGAAAACATCTTTAATCTTCCTGCAAGGAGGGGTTACCCGATAGGCGTTGGCGGCCTTGTCGATGTGGTGAACAATCCTATATATGCAACCGGGGTTGGGCTTATCCTCTACGGTTTTAAAAACACCAACGTGAAGCGGCGGAGGTTTGGAAAAGGAGGCACATTTAAGACATTACTCAACAGGACAAAATTACTCAACAGGATGAGGGAATGGTTTAAAGAAATCTTTTAA